A single window of Methanomassiliicoccales archaeon DNA harbors:
- a CDS encoding leucine-rich repeat protein, which yields MAVSKKTKCILEFIVAIFVLTSSTITGLPLVDDSTNQIIDNSMILGVTTPAKITESATPSGDRVISEPIVINNDGELGAAATANGWKGDGSKDYPYLIENLEIDAIGRTAAIHIGNVSSYLVIRNCWLHDTSPISQGSRGIWLLNSENCIIDSNTCLYSVRTGIYLSHAANNTIANNNVSTEYGITFESSDHNTLSNNFVAGRFDAIILSSSSFNTLSNNSCSGRDGLSLFFSDYNIILNNNFNGSAYHDALLDSSDYNIIRANSLNNSQKGVILDNSTHNTISDNDIHDNIVYGIHLITGSNNEITDNRVIGNEMYGIWLDSATNSNNIEGNTLIDNNMANSIPPPSFVQAYDDGANYWNSTTGGNYWGDWTAPDINGDGIVDSPYHIDGAAGAMDHLPIAKDVSSDYIFTVSDGKATITGYIGKEGVIKIPETLGGYSVVAIGNNAFMSHTSLISVTIPDTIMSIGNDSFYECASLTSVILSDSVKTIGDFSFAYCTALSSIIIPIDVTSIGSTPFYECTSMTAINVNKDNQNYASVDGVLYNKLLISLIQCPQGKVGAITIPDGVTSIAYSSFYHCIYLTSISMPDSLTSIEMSAFYRCSSLTSIVIPDNLKTIGNQAFYECNNLTSVVIGTGVNSIGELAFAFCSSLSSLTILSNVRIIGDYAFEVCTSLASITFLGLAAPTSIGENWILGTGLGIRGHAYAASNFPAPGSDFYGLVMGEYTDAPSDYTFTVNDGRSTITGYTGAGGAITIPSTLGNYPVVAIGDNAFNSVHGHLVASVIMPSSLLSIGDQAFYQCESLTSVTIVTGVTSIGNTAFELCTLLTSITIPASVTYIGSVAFSYCTALTSITFQGLVAPTVGNQNWIQGTPTTIRGHAYSNSNFPASGDIFYGLMMGTTIDPSNSPSEPINFNAVPTPNQAEIVLSWDVPIASGSSSIQGYNIYWSTTSNNQNADYYYTVTAGLTYHDNSLTTGTTYYYKIKAFNSFGEGPYSSEVSATAGGPNNVAPSIIQNLRATVSNNQIFLTWDTPSSGSSIILGYKIYRGFSSGGEGNTPYATFNVNSYTDSNVVSGQTYYYQVSAYNSQLEGLKSSETLAKVDANVPIGVALDRVVINGLNYEINCMVQNHNDANAIIDKYNAKDPTFLAYLLPGSLKVSTSGREVLEGLTIGNVLYEMSIKFSNSKQGMVPRGLLEVVQEDTHTFIIDSQLMETLGSISLNDEYLDSLKRGFPSDVDPYFILGQLLMQALMEQEPTVDQTHLVLGGAMALVEVASLCSDIGTGAPAFDVNTLPSKSKELMSGIKYQNSGNQYGKWTDIFIPLNDGSGGFIKLRYDRINNNFIQKTISSFGESVILDVGKAYNTELKKMHSDRLMNEIDSAMAYYGKDILSGSVSLEELTQYVWLSALNKMRVFLEVAGPTLKDAGLNLAISQTISGLELKVNGDTEQQDHSVFIKELTTAVVNAGVNAGVNGLADLIVSKVVNWVFLGDGLFGLVGKQLLGATLAVHGMVTYAFGTVMYAATAPIKFIQAVSKVMALEEVKEQLLKAQTLSAWVMNKLSSLSRLCAEATGIPSFYCNPFAAFVLDIEAQAYFCAAMSYETYMWGAAMKLPQFEGSKSPSEMASKLREYGRERLALARNIDSTQFNVFNKLIMKLDPSIRKWQVAPPAIPILKSDKLELMVGEIRMGLLGDNTWQVWMDIYRFQVGNEIFVVIDPYEWQAQGGLPGRRAHEIYDTFPMSYWEIDITGFSGQSILHRSKATIDQNVNQLYGDPLYIKLSSLPRDFQVKIFRSTNPTTGDYKIVQATGSIASTSDANASDTTPVFLGVMAIAALSVVAVVLIYKRRRNK from the coding sequence ATGGCTGTCAGCAAGAAAACCAAATGTATTCTCGAATTTATTGTCGCGATATTTGTTCTAACAAGTTCCACCATAACTGGGTTGCCTTTGGTGGACGATTCCACTAATCAAATTATTGACAATAGTATGATTTTGGGAGTGACCACGCCTGCAAAGATAACTGAAAGTGCGACACCTTCAGGGGACAGGGTTATCTCTGAACCGATCGTCATCAACAATGACGGGGAATTGGGTGCAGCGGCGACCGCAAATGGTTGGAAAGGTGACGGGTCGAAAGACTATCCCTATCTTATCGAGAACCTGGAAATTGACGCAATAGGTCGCACGGCTGCCATCCATATCGGGAATGTAAGCTCATACCTCGTCATTCGCAACTGCTGGTTGCATGACACATCCCCCATCAGTCAAGGTAGTAGGGGAATATGGCTACTCAATAGTGAGAACTGCATTATCGATAGTAACACATGTCTCTATTCTGTAAGAACAGGTATCTATCTCAGCCATGCAGCCAACAATACAATAGCTAACAACAATGTCAGTACTGAATATGGTATCACCTTTGAATCCTCTGACCACAATACGTTATCCAACAACTTTGTAGCCGGTAGATTTGACGCCATTATTCTTTCATCCTCTAGCTTCAATACGCTGTCCAACAACTCATGTAGTGGACGCGATGGTCTCAGTTTATTTTTCTCGGACTATAATATTATATTAAACAACAATTTTAATGGCAGCGCTTATCACGACGCCTTGCTTGATTCGAGTGATTATAACATCATTAGAGCCAATTCATTAAACAACAGTCAAAAAGGCGTTATACTGGATAACTCGACACATAACACGATTTCGGATAATGACATTCATGACAACATTGTCTATGGGATCCACCTAATCACTGGCTCAAACAACGAAATCACTGACAATCGTGTCATTGGTAACGAGATGTACGGCATCTGGCTAGATTCGGCCACCAACAGCAACAATATCGAGGGAAATACTCTGATTGACAATAATATGGCCAATTCGATCCCACCTCCCTCATTTGTTCAAGCATATGATGACGGGGCGAATTACTGGAATTCTACAACAGGCGGCAATTATTGGGGAGATTGGACCGCTCCGGATATTAATGGCGATGGAATCGTCGATTCTCCATATCACATCGATGGTGCGGCTGGAGCGATGGACCATCTTCCTATTGCTAAAGATGTATCGTCAGATTACATTTTTACGGTCAGCGATGGAAAGGCCACGATCACTGGATATATAGGTAAAGAAGGGGTGATCAAGATCCCTGAAACTCTAGGGGGTTATTCCGTCGTGGCCATCGGGAATAATGCATTCATGTCCCACACCTCATTGATTTCTGTGACCATTCCAGATACCATAATGTCGATCGGTAATGATTCGTTTTATGAATGTGCTTCTTTGACATCTGTAATCCTATCTGATAGCGTGAAAACTATCGGGGACTTTTCGTTCGCATATTGCACCGCCTTATCCTCCATCATCATTCCCATCGATGTTACTTCAATAGGATCCACTCCGTTCTATGAATGTACATCCATGACTGCAATCAACGTCAATAAGGACAACCAGAATTATGCAAGCGTTGACGGGGTGTTATACAATAAATTATTGATTTCATTAATCCAGTGTCCGCAAGGGAAAGTTGGCGCGATTACCATTCCTGACGGAGTTACTTCTATCGCCTATTCTTCTTTCTACCATTGCATCTACTTGACCTCAATTTCGATGCCGGATAGTTTAACGTCTATAGAGATGTCAGCGTTCTACCGATGCAGTTCACTGACATCGATTGTGATTCCTGATAATTTAAAGACCATCGGCAACCAGGCATTCTATGAGTGCAACAATCTGACATCGGTGGTTATTGGGACTGGGGTCAACTCTATCGGAGAGTTGGCCTTCGCTTTCTGCAGTTCTCTTTCCTCCCTGACCATCCTGAGCAACGTGAGGATAATAGGTGACTATGCGTTCGAAGTATGTACCTCCCTGGCTTCAATAACATTCTTGGGACTTGCTGCCCCGACCAGCATCGGCGAGAATTGGATCCTAGGCACAGGATTGGGAATCAGAGGCCATGCCTATGCTGCTTCGAATTTCCCTGCCCCTGGAAGCGATTTTTACGGACTGGTGATGGGTGAATACACTGATGCACCATCGGATTATACTTTCACGGTCAATGATGGAAGATCTACAATTACCGGATACACAGGAGCGGGCGGAGCGATCACAATCCCCTCGACATTAGGAAATTATCCGGTGGTTGCCATCGGTGACAATGCCTTCAACAGTGTACATGGTCATCTGGTCGCATCCGTGATCATGCCATCAAGCCTCCTCTCCATAGGGGATCAGGCGTTCTATCAATGTGAATCATTGACTTCCGTTACCATCGTAACTGGCGTGACCTCAATCGGAAACACGGCCTTTGAACTATGCACTTTGTTGACATCCATTACCATCCCTGCCAGCGTGACTTACATCGGGTCAGTCGCTTTCTCCTATTGTACCGCTCTTACCTCGATAACATTCCAAGGACTGGTAGCACCGACCGTGGGCAATCAGAACTGGATACAGGGGACTCCCACCACAATCAGGGGGCATGCATATTCTAACTCGAATTTCCCTGCAAGTGGAGACATTTTCTATGGACTGATGATGGGCACAACCATAGATCCTTCAAACAGCCCTTCGGAACCCATAAACTTCAATGCCGTCCCAACTCCAAATCAAGCCGAGATCGTCCTGTCGTGGGACGTACCAATTGCTTCTGGTAGTTCGTCAATTCAAGGGTACAATATTTACTGGTCTACGACCAGCAACAATCAGAACGCTGATTACTATTACACTGTCACTGCAGGTTTGACCTATCATGATAACTCTTTGACTACGGGGACAACCTATTATTACAAGATCAAGGCGTTCAACTCTTTCGGCGAAGGACCATACTCATCAGAGGTGTCTGCTACTGCCGGCGGTCCTAATAACGTCGCACCTTCTATTATACAGAATCTCAGGGCAACGGTTTCAAACAATCAAATATTCCTAACTTGGGATACTCCGTCTTCCGGGAGTTCCATTATTCTTGGATATAAGATATACAGAGGATTTTCAAGCGGTGGAGAAGGAAATACACCATATGCAACTTTTAATGTGAATTCGTACACTGATTCAAATGTTGTATCTGGGCAGACATATTATTATCAGGTCAGCGCGTACAATTCTCAACTAGAAGGGTTAAAATCTTCGGAAACCTTGGCAAAGGTCGATGCCAATGTGCCAATAGGCGTTGCGTTAGATCGAGTAGTCATAAACGGTCTAAATTATGAAATTAATTGCATGGTCCAGAATCACAATGATGCAAATGCAATTATCGATAAATACAATGCGAAGGATCCGACATTCCTTGCCTATCTTTTACCAGGATCGCTTAAGGTTTCGACCTCTGGACGTGAAGTTCTTGAAGGTCTAACGATAGGGAACGTTCTATATGAGATGTCAATCAAGTTCTCCAATTCTAAGCAGGGAATGGTTCCCAGGGGACTGCTCGAGGTCGTTCAAGAGGATACGCACACCTTCATAATTGACTCGCAGTTGATGGAAACGCTCGGCAGCATATCGCTCAACGATGAATACCTAGATTCATTGAAACGCGGCTTTCCTAGTGACGTTGATCCTTATTTTATTCTGGGACAACTGCTCATGCAGGCGTTGATGGAGCAAGAACCAACGGTGGATCAGACGCATTTGGTCCTCGGTGGTGCGATGGCCCTGGTTGAAGTGGCATCCTTGTGCTCGGATATTGGCACTGGCGCACCCGCATTCGACGTAAATACTCTGCCATCGAAATCCAAGGAACTTATGTCGGGAATCAAATATCAGAACTCCGGCAATCAGTATGGTAAATGGACTGATATTTTTATTCCGCTAAACGACGGATCGGGAGGATTTATCAAATTAAGATATGATCGAATTAATAATAATTTTATTCAGAAGACAATATCCAGCTTTGGAGAATCAGTCATTCTGGATGTAGGTAAGGCATATAACACTGAGCTGAAAAAGATGCACTCGGACCGCCTCATGAACGAAATCGATTCGGCGATGGCCTATTATGGGAAGGATATTCTAAGTGGTTCGGTTAGCCTCGAGGAATTGACCCAGTATGTATGGCTAAGTGCATTGAATAAGATGAGGGTCTTCCTAGAGGTTGCAGGGCCGACACTTAAAGACGCCGGTCTCAACCTTGCTATCAGTCAAACAATATCCGGCCTAGAATTGAAAGTTAATGGAGATACCGAGCAACAAGATCATTCTGTGTTTATTAAAGAACTAACCACGGCTGTAGTGAATGCTGGAGTCAACGCTGGAGTTAATGGCCTGGCAGATTTGATTGTGAGTAAAGTAGTCAATTGGGTATTCCTTGGAGATGGCTTGTTTGGACTTGTTGGGAAGCAATTGCTTGGAGCCACCCTTGCTGTGCATGGCATGGTTACATATGCATTTGGTACTGTGATGTATGCCGCAACGGCACCAATAAAGTTCATCCAGGCAGTAAGCAAGGTGATGGCATTGGAGGAGGTGAAGGAACAGCTCCTCAAAGCCCAAACGTTGTCCGCTTGGGTGATGAACAAGCTCTCTTCTCTCTCGAGATTATGTGCGGAGGCGACCGGTATACCTTCGTTCTATTGCAATCCTTTCGCGGCCTTTGTCCTCGACATTGAGGCACAGGCATATTTCTGCGCTGCGATGAGTTACGAAACGTACATGTGGGGAGCGGCTATGAAACTTCCACAATTCGAGGGGTCGAAATCGCCATCCGAGATGGCTTCCAAACTAAGAGAATATGGTCGGGAGCGATTGGCCTTGGCAAGGAATATTGATTCCACCCAATTTAATGTGTTCAACAAGCTCATCATGAAGCTCGATCCTTCAATACGGAAGTGGCAAGTGGCTCCTCCTGCAATTCCCATTTTGAAGAGCGATAAGCTGGAATTGATGGTCGGTGAAATCAGGATGGGGTTGCTTGGAGACAATACCTGGCAGGTTTGGATGGATATCTATCGCTTTCAGGTCGGGAATGAGATTTTTGTTGTGATTGATCCATATGAATGGCAGGCTCAGGGCGGGCTGCCAGGCAGAAGGGCCCACGAGATTTATGATACGTTCCCCATGAGTTATTGGGAGATCGACATAACGGGATTTTCAGGGCAATCCATCCTTCATCGCTCGAAGGCCACGATTGATCAGAACGTGAACCAGTTATATGGCGACCCGTTGTACATTAAGCTCTCATCTCTTCCTAGAGACTTTCAAGTCAAGATCTTTAGATCGACCAATCCAACTACTGGCGATTACAAAATCGTGCAGGCGACTGGTAGTATCGCCAGCACCAGCGATGCCAATGCAA
- a CDS encoding response regulator, whose translation MTEPTLGVLIVDDNPFDVRLLKELIGETKVPVTIRIAKNGEQGMSELLEMIKKPPLPDLVFLDLNMPGESGHYVLNFIRSKEALAKVKVIIYTGSVYQSDEYRAWKNRADGYLVKPSGRVEMEKMTEKLRRILEALQASKG comes from the coding sequence ATGACCGAACCGACCCTGGGCGTGCTCATAGTGGACGACAACCCCTTCGATGTGAGGCTGTTAAAGGAACTGATCGGGGAGACCAAGGTTCCGGTAACTATCAGGATCGCCAAGAATGGAGAGCAGGGGATGTCCGAGCTCTTGGAGATGATCAAGAAGCCCCCTCTCCCCGACCTGGTCTTTCTTGACCTGAACATGCCGGGAGAAAGCGGGCATTACGTACTCAATTTCATCAGAAGCAAGGAGGCCCTGGCGAAGGTCAAGGTCATCATCTATACGGGTTCGGTATACCAATCTGATGAATATCGGGCTTGGAAGAACAGGGCGGACGGCTACCTGGTCAAGCCCTCAGGCAGGGTCGAGATGGAGAAAATGACCGAGAAATTACGGCGCATCCTGGAGGCACTTCAGGCCTCCAAGGGCTGA
- a CDS encoding Ldh family oxidoreductase, with protein MMISIAELRDLTTKAIAGFGYNEEETAAIREILLYAQLRGNNQGVVKLIGKGIPRDPAAREIVIEKETPLSARINGNRNHAMIVVRKALEIVTAKAEKNGFGIAGSFNTNTSSGAIGYVASELARRGFIGFVFGRSPERVAMQGSYEPIFGTNPLAIGIPTGDEPIVLDMSTAATSYFGLVEAVTKGSDIPGDMAYDASGQPTTSPAQAIKGAIRSFDRGYKGSALGMIGEILAGPLVGAAFCGLGDSKGNWGHLIFAIDPDLLGDRDEFQANVKQVIGRVRSTKRLPGVDEILVPGERGSRTARECLEKGEIDIEDNLLVELRKVAGRQPS; from the coding sequence ATGATGATATCCATCGCTGAACTAAGGGACCTGACCACGAAGGCCATTGCCGGCTTCGGCTATAACGAAGAGGAGACCGCGGCGATACGCGAGATCCTTCTGTATGCCCAACTGCGCGGCAACAATCAGGGGGTGGTGAAATTGATCGGTAAGGGGATCCCCAGGGATCCTGCTGCCAGAGAGATCGTCATCGAAAAGGAAACGCCCCTCTCGGCGCGCATCAACGGCAACCGCAACCATGCTATGATCGTAGTGCGCAAGGCACTGGAGATAGTCACGGCAAAGGCGGAGAAGAACGGATTCGGTATCGCGGGATCATTCAACACCAACACATCCTCCGGCGCCATTGGCTACGTCGCCTCCGAACTGGCTCGAAGGGGGTTCATCGGTTTCGTGTTTGGCAGGTCGCCGGAACGCGTGGCCATGCAAGGCTCCTATGAACCGATCTTCGGCACCAACCCGTTGGCGATCGGAATCCCGACCGGGGATGAGCCGATCGTGCTGGACATGTCCACGGCGGCAACATCCTACTTCGGGCTGGTGGAGGCGGTGACCAAGGGGAGCGACATCCCCGGGGACATGGCGTACGATGCCAGCGGCCAGCCGACCACGAGCCCCGCGCAAGCGATCAAGGGGGCGATCCGTTCCTTCGACCGGGGGTACAAAGGTTCGGCCCTGGGCATGATCGGTGAGATCCTGGCCGGTCCGCTGGTCGGGGCGGCGTTCTGTGGCCTCGGCGACAGCAAAGGAAACTGGGGGCATCTGATCTTCGCCATCGACCCGGATCTCCTCGGTGACCGCGATGAATTCCAGGCCAATGTGAAGCAGGTCATCGGCCGGGTCAGATCAACCAAGCGTCTGCCGGGAGTGGACGAGATCCTGGTGCCGGGGGAACGCGGTTCCCGCACCGCACGGGAATGTCTGGAGAAAGGGGAGATCGATATCGAGGACAACCTGCTCGTGGAGCTGCGCAAGGTCGCCGGGCGGCAGCCTTCATAA
- a CDS encoding DUF4352 domain-containing protein has protein sequence MPLNAQPPGGQQYSPAPHMIYGAPPVAPAKKKKTLMIVAVVVILLVVIAAIAAAVVMSSASNNGNNGGSIFGKVSMTASSARPYVTNDALWQPANGMRYVMVSLNISNGLISEIPLNPIYFKLTGSDGISYTYSWLIDYNMASAVAAGGKEPVTIYFLVPVGVTASSIDYSDLFSTHTCSASLTSVWSSTAITEPAKVLLTGLSYQVTASGNPYITPDAGNRFINVTVKVTNLETTTLTLSSYYFEVNTADGLVHSSTYLPNTPAVPSGLQAGASLVLNVAFEISQTSEPTILTFNNADTIATASF, from the coding sequence TTGCCCTTGAACGCTCAGCCACCTGGCGGACAACAGTACAGTCCCGCGCCTCATATGATCTATGGCGCCCCGCCTGTGGCGCCGGCGAAGAAGAAAAAGACCCTGATGATCGTGGCGGTGGTCGTGATCCTGCTGGTCGTTATCGCTGCGATCGCAGCCGCTGTCGTGATGAGCTCGGCCTCGAACAACGGAAACAATGGCGGTTCTATCTTTGGAAAGGTGAGCATGACGGCGAGCTCGGCAAGGCCCTACGTCACAAACGATGCGCTATGGCAGCCGGCGAACGGGATGAGATATGTGATGGTGTCGCTGAACATATCAAATGGACTGATAAGCGAAATACCGCTGAATCCCATTTACTTCAAGCTCACCGGTTCGGACGGCATCTCTTACACGTATTCGTGGCTGATCGATTATAACATGGCTTCGGCGGTGGCTGCAGGTGGAAAGGAGCCCGTGACGATCTACTTCCTGGTCCCTGTGGGTGTGACAGCGTCCTCAATCGATTATTCTGACCTGTTTTCCACACATACCTGCTCTGCGTCGTTGACCAGCGTCTGGAGCTCGACCGCGATAACGGAGCCGGCAAAGGTCCTCCTCACGGGACTGAGCTATCAGGTGACTGCCAGTGGCAATCCCTACATAACGCCAGATGCAGGTAACCGGTTCATCAACGTGACGGTAAAGGTGACCAACCTTGAGACCACGACCCTGACTCTCAGTTCGTACTACTTCGAGGTCAACACCGCCGACGGGCTGGTCCACAGTTCGACCTATCTTCCGAACACCCCGGCTGTTCCATCCGGGTTGCAGGCGGGGGCATCGCTTGTGTTGAACGTCGCCTTTGAGATATCGCAGACTTCGGAGCCGACCATACTGACGTTCAACAATGCGGACACGATCGCTACGGCCTCTTTCTAA